In Acidovorax sp. 106, the following proteins share a genomic window:
- a CDS encoding feruloyl-CoA synthase — protein sequence MTANPPSPRFRPLRFGVTEVTTRAGANGVVYVRATQDLQPHPARLTDRLAHWAQVSPDRTWMAQRVKNSDGSLGEWHHISYREAWQSARRIAQALLARNLSADRPVVMLSENDLEHALLALGCLVAGVPQCTVSPAYSTISKDYDKLRHAVDTLTPGLVFASSGDRFAAAIEATVGADVEVALIEGTLPGRSTTPFSALLGTEATPAVDAVHAAITGDTIAKFMFTSGSTKAPKAVIITHGMWAANLQQMNQSMPVLAEEDLVLVDWLPWNHTFGGNHNFGTIIYNGGTLYLDEGRPTPAGMAETIRNLREIAPTVYFNVPTGFEVIAHTMKTDEQLRKNLLSRVKMFFFAAAALSQPIWDSLFESAEREVGERIVMNTGLGMTEGCPFCLAVNSPHVQAGDIGVPTPGLELKLVPIDGKIEVRYRGPNITQGYWRNAEATREAFDEEGFYCSGDAVKWIDENDLHKGLKFDGRIAEDFKLSTGTFVSVGPMRAKLIAACAPYVQDAVITGINLKEVGALLIPTPSIRALGGLPDSAPLQQVLQSAPVQQHFQKVINQLAAQSTGSASRVARAHLMAEPPSLDKGEITDKGSINQRAVLKHRADLVNALHDGSLPFTLVPQH from the coding sequence ATGACGGCAAACCCACCCTCCCCCCGCTTTCGCCCGCTGCGCTTTGGCGTGACCGAGGTCACCACCCGCGCCGGCGCCAACGGCGTGGTCTATGTGCGCGCCACCCAGGACCTGCAGCCCCACCCCGCGCGGCTGACCGACCGCCTGGCGCACTGGGCGCAAGTCAGCCCCGACCGCACGTGGATGGCGCAGCGCGTGAAAAACAGCGACGGCAGCCTGGGTGAGTGGCACCACATCAGCTACCGCGAGGCGTGGCAGTCCGCGCGCCGCATTGCCCAGGCGCTGCTGGCGCGCAACCTGAGTGCGGACCGCCCCGTGGTCATGCTCAGCGAAAACGACCTGGAACATGCCCTGCTGGCGCTGGGCTGCCTGGTGGCGGGCGTGCCGCAGTGCACCGTCTCGCCCGCCTACTCCACCATCAGCAAGGACTACGACAAGCTGCGCCACGCGGTCGACACGCTCACGCCCGGCCTGGTGTTTGCCAGCAGCGGCGACCGCTTTGCCGCCGCTATCGAGGCCACCGTGGGCGCCGATGTGGAAGTGGCGCTGATCGAGGGCACGCTGCCAGGCCGAAGCACCACACCCTTCAGCGCGCTGCTGGGCACCGAAGCCACACCCGCCGTGGATGCTGTGCACGCCGCCATCACGGGTGACACCATTGCCAAGTTCATGTTCACCTCGGGCTCGACCAAGGCGCCCAAGGCCGTGATCATCACGCACGGCATGTGGGCCGCCAACCTGCAGCAGATGAACCAGTCCATGCCCGTGCTGGCCGAGGAAGACCTGGTGCTGGTGGACTGGCTGCCGTGGAACCACACGTTTGGCGGCAACCACAACTTCGGCACCATCATTTACAACGGCGGCACGCTCTACCTGGACGAAGGCCGCCCCACGCCTGCCGGCATGGCCGAGACCATTCGCAACCTGCGCGAGATTGCGCCCACGGTGTACTTCAACGTGCCCACGGGCTTTGAGGTGATTGCCCACACCATGAAGACGGACGAGCAGCTGCGCAAGAACCTGCTCAGCCGCGTGAAGATGTTTTTCTTCGCCGCCGCCGCGCTGTCGCAGCCCATCTGGGACTCTCTGTTTGAAAGCGCCGAGCGCGAGGTGGGCGAGCGCATCGTGATGAACACCGGCCTGGGCATGACCGAAGGCTGCCCCTTTTGCCTGGCGGTGAACAGCCCCCACGTGCAGGCGGGCGATATCGGCGTGCCCACCCCCGGCTTGGAACTCAAGCTGGTGCCCATCGACGGCAAGATCGAGGTGCGCTACCGCGGCCCCAACATCACGCAAGGCTACTGGCGCAACGCCGAAGCCACCCGCGAGGCCTTTGACGAAGAGGGCTTTTACTGCTCGGGCGACGCTGTGAAATGGATCGACGAAAACGACCTGCACAAGGGCCTGAAGTTTGACGGCCGCATTGCCGAAGACTTCAAGCTCAGCACTGGCACGTTCGTGAGCGTGGGCCCCATGCGCGCCAAGCTCATCGCCGCCTGCGCGCCCTATGTGCAAGACGCCGTCATCACCGGCATCAACCTCAAGGAAGTGGGCGCCCTGCTGATTCCTACCCCGAGCATCCGCGCCCTGGGCGGCCTGCCCGACAGCGCACCGCTGCAGCAGGTGCTGCAAAGTGCGCCCGTGCAACAGCACTTTCAGAAGGTGATCAACCAGCTGGCTGCGCAGTCCACCGGCAGCGCCAGCCGGGTAGCACGCGCCCACCTGATGGCCGAGCCCCCCTCGCTGGACAAGGGCGAGATCACCGACAAGGGCTCCATCAACCAGCGCGCCGTGCTCAAGCACCGCGCCGACCTGGTGAATGCGCTGCATGACGGCAGCCTGCCATTCACCCTCGTTCCCCAGCATTGA
- a CDS encoding crotonase/enoyl-CoA hydratase family protein, with protein MTSSTDISLDICGERENIAVIRLTRPAKRNALNDGLILALRDVMDNLPATVGAAVIDGEGDHFCSGLDLSELKERDAGQGLHHSRMWHAALERVQFGPVPVVAALHGAVVGGGLELASACHIRVADETTFYALPEGSRGIFVGGGGAVRIPRLIGTARMTDMMMTGRVYNAVDGERVGFAQYLVPTGTAFDKAFELAQRIAENAPLTNYALMHALPRIAEQPADQGLMAEAMMAAIAQSAPEAKARVRAFLDGKAAKVKKQD; from the coding sequence ATGACCTCATCCACCGATATTTCCCTGGACATTTGCGGCGAGCGCGAGAACATCGCGGTCATCCGCCTCACCCGCCCGGCCAAGCGCAACGCGCTCAACGACGGCCTGATCCTGGCGCTGCGCGACGTGATGGACAACCTGCCCGCCACGGTGGGCGCCGCCGTGATCGATGGCGAAGGCGATCACTTCTGCTCGGGGCTGGACTTGTCTGAGCTCAAAGAGCGCGATGCCGGCCAGGGCCTGCACCACTCACGCATGTGGCATGCGGCGCTCGAACGCGTGCAGTTTGGCCCCGTGCCCGTGGTGGCAGCGCTGCATGGCGCCGTGGTGGGTGGCGGGCTGGAGCTGGCCAGCGCCTGCCACATTCGCGTAGCGGACGAGACCACCTTCTACGCGCTGCCCGAAGGCTCACGCGGCATCTTCGTGGGCGGCGGCGGCGCGGTGCGCATTCCGCGCCTGATCGGCACCGCCCGCATGACCGACATGATGATGACTGGCCGTGTCTACAACGCAGTGGACGGCGAACGCGTCGGTTTTGCGCAGTACCTGGTACCCACCGGCACCGCGTTTGACAAGGCGTTTGAGCTGGCCCAGCGCATTGCCGAAAACGCACCGCTGACCAACTACGCGCTGATGCACGCGCTGCCCCGCATTGCCGAGCAGCCCGCCGACCAGGGCCTGATGGCCGAAGCCATGATGGCCGCCATTGCCCAAAGTGCCCCCGAGGCCAAGGCCCGTGTGCGCGCCTTCCTGGACGGCAAGGCCGCCAAGGTCAAGAAACAAGACTGA
- a CDS encoding thiolase family protein, giving the protein MNAFIPYGIYWSSPFAKWQGSLANLNALPLAATVGKQALAARGYDLSAVDLAILGITNPQKGSFYGLPWVAGMMGIDRVAGPTVQQACATSVRALQMAAQEVACGTATSALLVMADRQSNGPVVYYPDSSGTGGYGITEQWVLDNMGHDPYAKNPMLQTGENVAARYRISTEEQHALKLHRYTQYQQALADDRAFQKRYMADVPVTDSKFRKQTGTLSTDEGIFPTTAEGLAKLKPVKEGGTVTFGGQTHPADGNAGAIVTTRERARAVSTDPGIEVEILGFGMSRVEAGFMPMAPSPAAFNALKNAGLSIGDVAAIKTHNPFAVNDIALARDTGFAWERMNNYGSSIIWGHPQAPTGMRAIIELIEELALRGGGVGLFTGCAAGDTGYATVLRVTDSKTTSKA; this is encoded by the coding sequence ATGAACGCCTTTATCCCCTACGGTATCTACTGGTCGTCCCCGTTCGCCAAATGGCAAGGGTCGCTCGCCAACCTCAATGCCCTGCCTTTGGCCGCCACCGTGGGCAAGCAGGCGCTGGCCGCACGCGGCTATGACCTGTCGGCGGTGGACCTGGCCATCCTCGGCATCACCAATCCGCAAAAGGGCAGTTTCTACGGGCTGCCCTGGGTCGCCGGCATGATGGGCATTGACCGCGTGGCCGGCCCCACCGTGCAGCAGGCCTGCGCCACCAGCGTGCGTGCGCTGCAAATGGCCGCGCAAGAGGTGGCCTGCGGCACCGCCACCAGCGCGCTGCTGGTGATGGCCGACCGCCAGTCCAACGGCCCTGTCGTGTATTACCCCGACTCCAGCGGCACAGGCGGCTACGGCATCACCGAACAATGGGTGCTCGACAACATGGGCCACGACCCGTATGCCAAGAACCCCATGCTGCAAACTGGCGAGAACGTGGCGGCGCGCTATCGGATAAGCACCGAAGAGCAGCACGCACTCAAGCTGCACCGCTACACGCAGTACCAGCAGGCGCTGGCCGATGACCGCGCTTTCCAAAAGCGCTACATGGCTGACGTGCCCGTCACCGACTCCAAGTTCCGCAAGCAGACCGGCACGCTCAGCACTGACGAAGGCATCTTCCCTACGACTGCCGAAGGGCTGGCCAAGCTCAAGCCCGTCAAAGAGGGCGGCACCGTCACCTTCGGCGGGCAGACGCATCCGGCCGATGGCAATGCGGGCGCTATCGTCACCACGCGCGAACGCGCCCGTGCTGTGTCCACCGATCCGGGCATAGAGGTCGAGATCCTGGGCTTTGGCATGTCGCGCGTGGAGGCGGGCTTCATGCCCATGGCGCCATCGCCTGCAGCGTTCAATGCCCTCAAAAACGCGGGCTTGTCCATTGGCGACGTGGCGGCCATCAAGACGCACAACCCCTTCGCCGTGAACGACATCGCCCTGGCGCGCGACACCGGCTTTGCCTGGGAGCGCATGAACAACTACGGCAGCTCCATCATCTGGGGCCACCCCCAGGCGCCTACCGGCATGCGCGCCATCATCGAACTGATTGAAGAACTGGCGTTGCGCGGCGGCGGCGTGGGGCTGTTCACCGGCTGCGCGGCGGGCGACACGGGCTATGCCACCGTGCTGCGTGTGACCGACAGCAAAACCACTTCCAAGGCCTGA
- a CDS encoding thiolase family protein — protein sequence MTTASTSSFSAPLNAWLVDGVRTPMVDYCGPLGHVSPTDMGIKVARAVLARSGVPAADVGSVITGSMAQADFDAFVLPRHIGLYAGVPQAVPAILVQRICGTGFELFRQAADQIALGYTDVALVVGTESMTRNPIAAYTHRTGFKLGAPVEFKDFLMEALIDTAGPVTMIETAENLAKKYGITRADVDAYASQSFDRAVKAQADGFLAGEIVPVVSEKFELEGYASRGITLARKVAQLDRDTHPRPSPVETLATLRSVYPGGVQTAGNSSALVDGAVGAVVASDGYVQQHGLKPLARLRGVAAVGVAPEFMGIGPAPAIRALLARTGLTLEDIGLFEINEAQGAQTLAVGRELGLDLNKLNVNGGAIALGHPLAATGVRLTVTLARELRRRGLRYGIASACIGGGQGIALLIENPDA from the coding sequence ATGACGACCGCTTCGACAAGCTCTTTCTCTGCCCCCCTGAACGCCTGGCTGGTGGACGGCGTGCGCACGCCCATGGTCGATTACTGCGGCCCCCTGGGCCATGTATCGCCCACCGACATGGGCATCAAGGTCGCGCGCGCCGTGCTTGCGCGCAGCGGCGTGCCCGCCGCCGATGTGGGCTCGGTCATCACCGGCTCCATGGCGCAGGCAGACTTTGACGCCTTCGTGCTGCCACGCCACATCGGGCTGTATGCGGGCGTGCCGCAGGCCGTGCCCGCCATCCTGGTGCAACGCATTTGCGGCACGGGCTTTGAGCTGTTCCGCCAGGCGGCCGACCAGATTGCCCTGGGCTACACCGACGTGGCGCTGGTCGTGGGCACCGAGTCCATGACGCGCAACCCGATTGCGGCCTACACGCACCGCACCGGTTTCAAGCTGGGCGCGCCGGTGGAGTTCAAGGACTTCCTGATGGAGGCGCTGATCGACACCGCAGGCCCGGTGACGATGATTGAGACGGCCGAGAACCTGGCCAAAAAATACGGCATCACCCGCGCGGACGTGGACGCCTATGCCTCGCAATCGTTCGACCGCGCCGTCAAGGCACAGGCCGACGGTTTTCTGGCGGGCGAGATCGTGCCCGTGGTCAGCGAGAAGTTTGAGCTGGAAGGCTACGCCAGCCGCGGCATCACGCTGGCGCGCAAGGTGGCGCAGCTGGACCGCGACACCCACCCACGCCCCTCGCCGGTGGAGACGCTGGCCACGCTGCGCAGCGTGTATCCGGGCGGTGTGCAGACGGCAGGCAACAGCTCGGCCCTGGTCGATGGCGCTGTGGGCGCGGTGGTGGCCAGCGACGGCTATGTGCAGCAGCACGGCCTCAAGCCCCTGGCGCGCCTGCGTGGCGTGGCTGCGGTGGGCGTGGCGCCCGAGTTCATGGGCATTGGCCCGGCCCCCGCCATCCGCGCGCTGCTGGCGCGCACCGGCCTCACGCTCGAAGACATTGGCCTGTTTGAAATCAACGAAGCCCAAGGCGCGCAGACCCTGGCGGTGGGGCGCGAGCTGGGGCTGGACCTGAACAAGCTCAACGTGAACGGCGGCGCCATTGCCCTGGGCCACCCGCTGGCCGCCACCGGCGTGCGCCTGACGGTGACCCTGGCGCGCGAACTGCGCCGCCGTGGGCTGCGTTACGGCATCGCCAGTGCCTGCATTGGCGGCGGGCAGGGTATTGCCTTGCTCATCGAAAACCCTGACGCCTGA
- a CDS encoding acyl CoA:acetate/3-ketoacid CoA transferase: protein MQIITAAQAGALIPDNATIFLGGLAVTSLPEEVLKGVEKNFLDTGHPCNVTTWACGAVGNSKDAGMVHFAHPGMIKRTVAGHFGQTGAEMMKMVFDGEVEAYNFPQGSLSHLTRHIASRSPGLLTKVGLGTFVDPRIEGGKLNSKSTEDLVKLVEFNGEEWLFYPTPKIDVAIIRGTLADENGNITLDKEGMLLEQINIAHAAKACGGIVIVQVERVVKAGSLHPKAVKVPGVSVDYVVVSQPENHMQTIATQFNPAFSGDVRVPVNSLEPMPLDERKVIARRTAMELKPGAITNLGIGIPAGVPSVAAEEGVSDQLTLSIESGITGGIPAQLGDFGVAYNADAIIEQSLQFDFYDGGGLDASFLGLAQADNHGNVNVSKFNGRPVGCGGFVNITRSTKKLVFCGTFTAGGLEVKVADGQLTIVKEGRSRKFIEKVEQITFNGLDAAQREQNVLFVTERAVFHLTTEGLELTEIAPGVDLERDVLAHMGFKPIMRNVKTMDPGLFCAQWGGLAQAMAAQAAQSA from the coding sequence ATGCAGATCATCACTGCCGCCCAAGCTGGCGCCCTCATTCCCGACAACGCGACCATCTTCCTGGGTGGCCTGGCCGTGACCAGCCTGCCTGAAGAAGTGCTCAAGGGCGTGGAAAAGAACTTTCTGGACACCGGCCACCCGTGCAACGTGACCACCTGGGCTTGCGGCGCCGTTGGCAACAGCAAGGACGCGGGCATGGTCCACTTTGCCCACCCCGGCATGATCAAGCGCACCGTGGCGGGCCACTTTGGCCAGACCGGCGCCGAGATGATGAAGATGGTGTTCGACGGCGAGGTGGAGGCGTACAACTTCCCGCAGGGCAGCCTGTCGCACCTCACGCGCCACATCGCCAGCCGCAGCCCTGGCTTGCTCACCAAGGTGGGCCTGGGCACGTTTGTGGACCCGCGCATTGAAGGCGGAAAGCTCAACAGCAAGTCCACCGAAGACCTGGTCAAACTCGTTGAGTTCAACGGCGAAGAATGGCTGTTCTACCCCACGCCCAAGATCGACGTGGCCATCATCCGCGGCACGCTGGCCGACGAGAACGGCAACATCACGCTCGACAAGGAAGGCATGCTGCTCGAGCAAATCAACATTGCGCACGCTGCCAAGGCCTGCGGCGGCATCGTCATCGTGCAGGTGGAGCGCGTCGTCAAAGCCGGCAGCCTGCACCCCAAGGCCGTGAAGGTGCCCGGCGTGTCGGTGGACTACGTCGTGGTCAGCCAGCCTGAGAACCACATGCAGACCATTGCCACGCAGTTCAACCCGGCCTTCAGCGGCGACGTGCGGGTGCCCGTGAATTCGCTGGAGCCCATGCCGCTGGACGAGCGCAAGGTGATTGCGCGGCGCACGGCGATGGAACTCAAGCCCGGCGCCATCACCAACTTAGGCATCGGCATTCCGGCGGGCGTGCCATCGGTGGCCGCCGAGGAGGGGGTGTCAGACCAGTTGACGCTGAGCATTGAAAGCGGCATCACGGGCGGCATTCCGGCGCAGCTGGGCGACTTTGGCGTGGCCTACAACGCCGACGCGATCATCGAGCAGTCGCTGCAGTTCGACTTCTATGACGGTGGCGGGCTGGACGCCAGCTTCCTGGGCCTGGCGCAGGCCGACAACCATGGCAACGTGAATGTGAGCAAATTCAACGGCCGCCCGGTGGGCTGCGGCGGCTTTGTAAACATCACCCGCTCGACCAAGAAGCTGGTGTTCTGCGGCACCTTCACCGCAGGCGGGCTGGAGGTGAAGGTGGCCGATGGCCAGCTCACCATCGTCAAAGAGGGCCGCTCGCGCAAGTTCATCGAGAAGGTCGAGCAGATCACCTTCAACGGGCTGGATGCCGCCCAGCGCGAGCAAAACGTGCTGTTCGTCACCGAGCGCGCCGTGTTCCACCTGACCACCGAGGGGCTGGAGCTGACAGAGATCGCCCCCGGCGTGGACCTGGAGCGCGACGTGCTGGCGCACATGGGCTTCAAGCCCATCATGCGCAACGTGAAGACGATGGACCCGGGGCTCTTTTGCGCCCAGTGGGGCGGCCTGGCCCAGGCCATGGCGGCGCAGGCCGCACAGAGTGCCTGA
- a CDS encoding MarR family winged helix-turn-helix transcriptional regulator gives MSRRIRQLPPPPLPADSAPTPLDSAPAPSVDMVDTRFLRTLVGYNTRRASLSIIAVFMERMAVYDLKVVDFSVLSLAAHNPGITSRQLCATLNVLPPNLVGLIAALERRGLIERRPHPSDGRAMGVHLTAAGADLTAQAEDTAAQLEEDATARLTATERKTLIRLLQKVYLPSGT, from the coding sequence ATGTCCCGCCGCATTCGCCAACTGCCCCCGCCTCCCCTGCCTGCAGACTCAGCGCCCACTCCCTTGGATTCCGCTCCCGCGCCATCGGTGGACATGGTGGACACGCGCTTCCTGCGCACCCTGGTGGGCTACAACACTCGGCGCGCGTCGCTGTCGATCATTGCGGTGTTCATGGAACGCATGGCCGTTTACGACCTCAAGGTGGTGGACTTTTCGGTGCTCTCCCTGGCTGCGCACAACCCGGGCATTACCTCGCGCCAGCTGTGCGCCACGCTCAACGTGCTGCCGCCCAACCTGGTGGGCCTGATTGCCGCGCTGGAGCGGCGCGGCCTGATCGAGCGCCGGCCCCACCCGAGCGACGGGCGCGCCATGGGCGTGCACCTCACGGCCGCAGGGGCGGACCTGACCGCGCAGGCCGAGGACACCGCCGCGCAGCTGGAAGAAGACGCCACTGCCCGCCTGACGGCCACCGAGCGCAAGACACTGATACGGCTGCTGCAAAAGGTCTACCTGCCCAGCGGGACCTAG
- a CDS encoding LysR family transcriptional regulator, producing the protein MNPLDRMQIFARVAQLSSFTQAAQVLGIPKASASLAVQQLEAQLGTRLLHRTTRRVQLTQDGQAYFERCKDVLDDVDELQTMFHQPNGTALRGRVRIDMSTGIARHMVLPRLPELLQRHPQLEVEVSSTDRRVDLVREGFDCVIRVGPVAEPGLVARPLGQVRVATCASPAYLARLGTPRTLQDLATHELVHYVSTLGTRSAGFEVQEGGATRFLPMGGRVTVNSAEAYLGACLAGLGLIQVPLLGAQELVEQGLLVPVLAQHPPPPMPVTLLYAHRRHLPQRVRVVMDWLAAVVQTKLD; encoded by the coding sequence ATGAACCCCTTAGACCGCATGCAGATCTTTGCCCGCGTGGCGCAGCTGAGCAGCTTCACCCAGGCCGCGCAGGTGCTGGGTATCCCCAAAGCCAGCGCCTCCCTGGCCGTGCAGCAACTGGAGGCCCAGCTGGGCACGCGCCTGCTGCACCGCACCACGCGGCGCGTGCAGCTCACGCAAGACGGGCAAGCGTATTTCGAGCGCTGCAAGGATGTGCTGGACGACGTGGACGAGTTGCAAACCATGTTCCACCAACCCAACGGCACCGCCCTGCGCGGCCGGGTGCGCATCGACATGTCCACCGGCATTGCCCGCCACATGGTGCTGCCGCGCCTGCCCGAGCTGCTGCAGCGCCACCCGCAACTCGAAGTGGAAGTGAGCAGCACCGACCGCCGCGTGGACCTGGTGCGCGAGGGCTTTGACTGCGTGATCCGCGTGGGCCCGGTGGCCGAACCGGGCCTGGTGGCCCGCCCCCTGGGCCAGGTGCGCGTGGCCACCTGCGCCAGCCCCGCCTACCTCGCGCGCCTGGGCACGCCCCGCACGCTGCAAGACCTGGCCACCCACGAGCTGGTGCACTACGTGAGCACGCTGGGCACACGATCGGCCGGGTTTGAGGTGCAAGAAGGCGGCGCCACCCGCTTTTTGCCCATGGGCGGGCGCGTGACGGTGAACAGCGCCGAGGCCTATCTGGGCGCCTGCCTGGCCGGGCTGGGGCTGATCCAGGTGCCGCTGTTGGGTGCGCAAGAATTGGTAGAGCAAGGCCTACTGGTGCCCGTGCTGGCGCAGCACCCGCCGCCGCCCATGCCCGTCACGCTGCTGTATGCCCACCGCCGCCATCTGCCCCAGCGCGTGCGCGTGGTGATGGACTGGCTGGCTGCCGTAGTGCAGACCAAGCTGGACTGA
- a CDS encoding SDR family NAD(P)-dependent oxidoreductase, producing MTTTSNYTTTATSSALPSTPIVLITGGSRGLGRSAALAAARTGIDVVLTYRQQAAEAQAVVDEIQALGRRAVALPLDVGDVRSFEAFATQLTQALQTHWQRERFDFLVNNAGMGVHAPITETTEAQFDALVNVHLKGVFFLIQRLLPLMNDGGRILNLSSGLARFALPGYAAYAAMKGAIEVLSRYLAKELGPRGIAVNVVAPGAIETDFGGGAVRDNAQLNAFVAAQTALGRVGVPDDIGPLVAALLQPATRWVNAQRVEASGGMFL from the coding sequence ATGACCACCACCTCCAACTACACCACCACCGCCACTTCTTCCGCATTGCCTTCTACCCCCATCGTGCTCATCACCGGCGGCAGCCGGGGCCTGGGCCGCAGCGCCGCACTGGCCGCCGCCCGCACGGGCATTGACGTGGTGCTGACCTACCGCCAGCAGGCCGCCGAAGCCCAGGCCGTGGTGGACGAGATCCAAGCCCTGGGCCGCCGCGCCGTAGCCCTGCCGCTGGACGTGGGCGATGTGCGCAGCTTTGAAGCCTTTGCCACCCAACTGACGCAGGCGCTGCAGACCCACTGGCAGCGCGAGCGCTTTGACTTTTTGGTGAACAACGCGGGCATGGGCGTGCACGCCCCCATCACCGAGACGACCGAAGCGCAGTTCGATGCGCTGGTGAACGTGCACCTCAAGGGCGTTTTTTTCCTCATCCAGCGCCTGCTGCCGCTGATGAACGACGGCGGGCGCATCCTGAACTTGTCCTCGGGTCTGGCCCGCTTCGCGCTGCCGGGCTACGCCGCCTATGCGGCCATGAAGGGCGCTATTGAGGTGCTCAGCCGCTACCTGGCCAAGGAGCTGGGCCCGCGCGGCATTGCTGTGAATGTGGTGGCCCCGGGCGCCATTGAGACCGACTTTGGAGGCGGCGCCGTGCGCGACAACGCTCAGCTCAACGCCTTTGTGGCCGCGCAAACGGCCCTGGGCCGCGTGGGTGTGCCCGACGATATTGGCCCGCTGGTGGCCGCCCTGCTGCAGCCCGCCACACGCTGGGTGAATGCGCAGCGCGTGGAAGCATCGGGCGGCATGTTCCTGTAA
- a CDS encoding YifB family Mg chelatase-like AAA ATPase, which yields MSLALVQSRALLGLQAPAVTVEVHLANGLPSFTLVGLADVEVKEARERVRSALQNAGLEFPHNKRITVNLAPADLPKDSGRFDLPIALGILAASGQVDAQRLQGYEFAGELSLSGELRPVRGALATSLALAAQQISVQMVLPPGSAEEAALVPDAQVVRARHLLDVVRAFLPPGSSAGGDAEVDNDGWSPLQPTPLGAAAAGPDMADVKGQAAAKRALEIAAAGGHSVLMLGPPGSGKSMLAQRFAGLLPPMTVTEALESAAVASLAGRFDPSRWGVRPTGQPHHTASAVALVGGGSPPKPGEISLAHQGVLFLDELPEFPRAALEALREPLETGHITISRAAQRADFPARFQLVAAMNPCPCGFLGSSQRTCRCTPDQVSRYQGKLSGPLLDRIDLHVEVPALPADQLLKAPPGEDTAAIRERVVQARGRAMARQGSTNQALQGQAIDEHLHLDDTAAKFLNTTAARLGWSARSTHRALKVARTIADLAGAERTEVSHVAEAVQYRRGLHAPG from the coding sequence ATGAGTCTTGCCTTGGTGCAAAGCCGCGCCCTTCTGGGGCTGCAGGCCCCCGCCGTCACCGTCGAGGTGCATTTGGCCAACGGCCTGCCCAGCTTCACGCTGGTGGGCCTGGCCGATGTGGAGGTGAAAGAGGCCCGCGAGCGCGTGCGCTCGGCTTTGCAGAACGCGGGGCTGGAGTTTCCGCACAACAAACGCATCACCGTCAATTTGGCGCCCGCCGATTTGCCCAAGGATTCAGGCCGGTTTGACCTGCCCATCGCCCTGGGCATCCTGGCCGCCAGCGGGCAGGTGGATGCACAGCGCCTGCAGGGCTATGAATTTGCGGGTGAGCTGTCGCTGTCAGGCGAATTGCGCCCGGTGCGCGGCGCACTGGCCACCAGCCTGGCGCTGGCCGCGCAGCAGATCAGCGTGCAGATGGTGCTGCCCCCAGGCAGCGCCGAAGAAGCCGCCCTGGTGCCCGACGCGCAAGTGGTGCGCGCCCGCCATCTGCTGGACGTAGTGCGCGCCTTTTTGCCCCCCGGCAGCAGCGCTGGTGGTGATGCCGAGGTGGACAACGACGGCTGGAGCCCCCTGCAACCCACGCCACTGGGTGCCGCCGCCGCGGGCCCGGACATGGCCGACGTGAAAGGCCAGGCCGCCGCCAAGCGCGCACTGGAGATTGCCGCAGCCGGCGGGCACAGCGTGCTGATGCTGGGGCCCCCGGGCTCAGGCAAGTCGATGCTGGCCCAGCGCTTTGCCGGGCTGCTGCCGCCCATGACGGTGACCGAAGCCCTGGAAAGCGCCGCTGTGGCCAGCCTGGCCGGGCGCTTTGACCCCAGCCGCTGGGGCGTGCGCCCCACGGGCCAGCCGCACCACACGGCATCAGCGGTGGCGCTGGTGGGTGGAGGCTCGCCACCGAAGCCCGGCGAAATCTCCTTGGCCCACCAAGGCGTCTTGTTTTTAGACGAGCTGCCCGAGTTCCCCCGCGCCGCGCTCGAAGCCCTGCGCGAGCCGCTGGAGACGGGGCACATCACCATATCCAGGGCGGCACAGCGAGCGGATTTTCCGGCGCGCTTTCAGCTTGTGGCCGCGATGAACCCCTGCCCCTGCGGCTTTCTCGGCTCCAGCCAGCGCACCTGCCGCTGCACCCCCGACCAGGTCTCGCGCTACCAGGGCAAGCTCAGCGGCCCGCTGCTCGACCGCATTGACCTGCATGTGGAAGTGCCCGCCCTGCCTGCTGACCAGTTGCTCAAGGCCCCGCCGGGCGAAGACACCGCCGCCATCCGCGAGCGCGTGGTGCAAGCCAGGGGCCGCGCCATGGCCCGCCAGGGCAGCACCAACCAGGCACTGCAGGGCCAGGCCATTGACGAACACCTGCACCTGGATGACACCGCCGCCAAGTTCCTCAACACCACGGCCGCGCGCCTGGGTTGGTCCGCCCGCAGCACGCACCGAGCGCTGAAAGTGGCGCGCACCATTGCCGACCTGGCCGGGGCTGAGCGCACTGAGGTGAGCCATGTGGCCGAGGCGGTGCAGTACCGGCGCGGGCTGCACGCGCCGGGCTGA